CGCAGGTCTCGGCGGTGGGACAGGGACGGGAGCTGCCCCGGTGATCGCGCGTGCAGCCAAGGCTTCGGGTGCGCTGACGGTCGGGGTTGTAACCAAACCGTTTTCGCGTGAGGGGAAACAGCGCATGCTGCGGGCTGAACAGGGGATCAAAGAGCTTCAGGAGGTCGTCGACTCACTGGTGGTGATTCCGAACGATCGGCTGCTCGGCCTGGCGGGAAAACATATGAGCATTCTGGATGCCTTTAAGCCGGCTGACGACGTGTTGCGTCAGGCTGTGCAAGGCATTTCGGATTTGATAATCACCGAGGGGTTGATCAACGTTGACTTCGCCGATGTGCGGACCGTTATGAGTAACCGGGGTATGGCGATGATGGGGATCGGCATCGCCGAGGGTGAACGGCGTGCCTATGAAGCGGCTCATGCTGCGATCAGCAGCCCGCTGCTCGAAGAAATCGATATCTCCGGCGCCATGGGTGTGCTGGTTAATATCTCCGGTTCGTCAAACATGACCATGGAGGAATTTGAGGAAGCCTCGACCATCATCCACGAGAAGGTTCACGAAGATGCGAATATCATCGTTGGTCTGGTGATTGACGAGGATCTTGGCGACAAAATCAAGATTACCGCGATCGCTACTGGTTTCGGTGATGACTTTAAAGGAAAACGCAAGGTAACCGACGAAATCACGCGCAACGCGCACGCGATGATGCGCGGTGGCAAGATCGATCTGGATGTCCCGACGATCATCCGCAATCAGCAAAAAGTTCAACCCCGTATGGCCATTTCAAGCCGTGATCTGTTCAGCGATGACGAGCAGTTTGATATTCCGACATTTTTGCGCAAGCGGGTCGATTGATTAAATGATTCAATTATCAAGCTGAGCTCACATTAATGGCGCAGCACTTGGTACCAGGGGAGGGAGTATCAGCTTCTGGTTCAGTGTGCTGTGTCTGACAGGCGATCTACGCTTATTTTGCAGGAGTTTCATTGTGATGCTGTGCCGGAACTCCGCCCGGCCGATGTACAGCGGTTCTGTACGCTATAATGCCAAGCCCTGACGACTCCCTCGTCTCAAGGGGCCACCTAGTGTGGCCCCTATTTTTTTATTTAAAATATTGCAACCCGCCATGGGGGGTTGTCGAGGTGTCACGACCCGACCTATGATGGGTCATCTTTTCCAGAGGATCACTTTTGTCACGAAAAATTCTTGAAAAACATCGCCGTCGTTATGCCGCCGAATCTGGCGAAAATACTCCCGGGCCTGGTCCTGTCCGGATCGCACTCATCTACCCCAATGGTTACAGTCAGGCGATGGCCAATCTCGGCTACCAGACGGTC
Above is a genomic segment from Geopsychrobacter electrodiphilus DSM 16401 containing:
- the ftsZ gene encoding cell division protein FtsZ; translated protein: MFHFEESLAQGAKIKVVGVGGGGGNAVNMMIRSEVLGVEFITANTDAQALRKSTAPMKIQLGGQLTKGLGAGADPEIGRQAAEEDVARLEELFAGADMVFVAAGLGGGTGTGAAPVIARAAKASGALTVGVVTKPFSREGKQRMLRAEQGIKELQEVVDSLVVIPNDRLLGLAGKHMSILDAFKPADDVLRQAVQGISDLIITEGLINVDFADVRTVMSNRGMAMMGIGIAEGERRAYEAAHAAISSPLLEEIDISGAMGVLVNISGSSNMTMEEFEEASTIIHEKVHEDANIIVGLVIDEDLGDKIKITAIATGFGDDFKGKRKVTDEITRNAHAMMRGGKIDLDVPTIIRNQQKVQPRMAISSRDLFSDDEQFDIPTFLRKRVD